The Haloplanus sp. CK5-1 genome segment GTGTCGAACACCGACCTGTACGAAGCCGGTGAGTTCGAGGCGGTCACCCGTGAAATTCTGGAGAAGCGCGACCTCGCCCGCGAGGTGCTCGCCGAGTACCAGGACGGCGTCGACGAGGACTACGTCCCCTTCATGCCCCAGTGTTCGGAGTGTGGCCGTCTCACGCAGGACGTCCGCGGTGTCGACACCGAGGCGGGGACGGTCGACTACCGGTGTTCCGGACTGGACGCCGGCGGCGACCACATCGAAGGGTGTGGCCACGAGGGGACCGCCACCCTCCGGGAGGGGAAACTCCCCTGGCGCTTCGAGTGGCCCGCCCAGTGGAAGACCCTCGGCGTCGACTTCGAACCCTTCGGAAAGGACCACGCGGAGGGGTCGTGGCCCAGCGGACAGGAGATCGCCCGCCGGGTGCTCGACGCGGAGCCGCCGGTCCCCATGACCTACGAGTGGTTCACGCTCAACGGCGACCCGCTCTCCTCGTCGGCGGGCAACGTCGTCACCGTCGACGAGGTGCTCGCGTTGCTGGAACCCGAGGTCCTCCGGTACTTCTTCGTCCGCAACCCGAAGCGCGCGAAGGACTTCGACGTCGAGCGGATCGATCTGCTCGTCGACGAGTTCGACCGCTTCGAGCGGGTGTACTTCGGCGAGGAGACCGACGAGGCCCTGAAACCCCTCGCCGACCGCGCCTACCCCTTCGTCGTCGACGAGGTGCGCGAGGAGCGGGTGCGCCTGCCGTACACGTTCGCGGCGGTGCTCGGCATGACCGACGACCACGAGTTGCGGGTCCGGATGGCGCACAACCAGGGTTTCGTCGACGACGACACGCCCGAGTGGGCGATAGAGGCGGTGATGGAGCGGGTCGAACGGGCGCGCACCTGGGCCGAGCGCATGGACAACGCCTACAACTACCGCCTGCAGGCGGACTTACCGGAGACCGACTTCGACGCCGACGTGCGGGCCGCCCTCGACGACCTCGCGGACTTCGTCGTCGAGGGGCACGACGGCGAGGAGATTCAGGGCCGGATGTACGAGACCGCCCGCGAACACGAGGTCGAAGTCGGCGACTTCTTCGCCGCGGGCTATCGGCTCTTCTTCGACGACACCGAGGGCCCACGACTGGGCGAGTTCCTCGGCGAACTCGACGAGTCGTTCGTCGTGACGCGCCTGCGCCGCGAGGGTTAGTCCCGCCAGTCCGGGTCGGTCCGGGGCGGGCTGAACACGTCGACACCCTCGAAGGGTTCGTCGCCCCGGTTCTCGACGGCGTGAGCGTGGCCGCCCGGGATGACGTAGGTGTCGCCGGCGGATACGACGCGCTCCTCGCCGTCGACCAGGAAGGTGGCCT includes the following:
- the lysS gene encoding lysine--tRNA ligase: MTDDHNAFWADDVADDVEARDPDDPIVIKGGVSPSGVPHLGHFNEIMRGYFVARVLRERGHEVRQVFTSDDRDALRSVPRTLADDEWTLVGLGEVDAGSLGRNLGVPYTDIPDPFGGTDSYGAHFTDLLARSAEAVSVPVEMVSNTDLYEAGEFEAVTREILEKRDLAREVLAEYQDGVDEDYVPFMPQCSECGRLTQDVRGVDTEAGTVDYRCSGLDAGGDHIEGCGHEGTATLREGKLPWRFEWPAQWKTLGVDFEPFGKDHAEGSWPSGQEIARRVLDAEPPVPMTYEWFTLNGDPLSSSAGNVVTVDEVLALLEPEVLRYFFVRNPKRAKDFDVERIDLLVDEFDRFERVYFGEETDEALKPLADRAYPFVVDEVREERVRLPYTFAAVLGMTDDHELRVRMAHNQGFVDDDTPEWAIEAVMERVERARTWAERMDNAYNYRLQADLPETDFDADVRAALDDLADFVVEGHDGEEIQGRMYETAREHEVEVGDFFAAGYRLFFDDTEGPRLGEFLGELDESFVVTRLRREG